A section of the Chryseobacterium scophthalmum genome encodes:
- a CDS encoding helix-turn-helix domain-containing protein, producing the protein MSDLKQKDEQIKKLKYELMDRYTILMASILIVYIIIFTFFIPNKILSWYLIIGLFFASYSYLLARKKYNINTIVHTYLIVAPLFNFYIMLIFWHNSVASFCWLLPIPLAAHIFFRRKEVLKYTIYTLLNVIIGYIVANNFNFPAHSQQEVIFTDTLVYISNILVVVLLIYYKDKIRKLEVLSRFMKFEEAQKETIKVTEDADVENMEKLFGKIENVMKEDMLFKDVKFNLSKLSVVLDVNSTYISKAIRYKGYPNFNSYLNIYRINHVKQLFNEIDFQKTTLMYIYTEAGFSNQSTFNRAFKQIEGITPSEYVQLNYKN; encoded by the coding sequence ATGTCAGATTTAAAACAGAAAGATGAACAAATAAAAAAATTAAAGTATGAATTGATGGACAGATATACAATTCTTATGGCTTCCATATTAATTGTATATATTATAATATTCACTTTTTTTATTCCCAATAAAATACTATCCTGGTATTTAATTATCGGGTTGTTTTTTGCAAGTTACAGTTATTTGCTTGCGCGAAAAAAATACAATATCAATACAATTGTTCATACATATTTAATAGTTGCACCACTATTCAACTTTTATATTATGCTTATATTTTGGCATAATTCCGTTGCAAGTTTTTGCTGGCTTTTACCAATTCCTCTTGCTGCTCATATATTTTTTAGACGCAAAGAAGTGTTAAAATATACTATATATACACTATTAAACGTTATTATTGGATATATAGTGGCTAATAATTTCAATTTTCCAGCACATAGTCAACAAGAAGTAATCTTTACAGATACTCTCGTATACATATCCAATATTTTAGTTGTTGTTTTGTTGATTTATTACAAAGATAAAATCAGAAAACTTGAAGTTTTATCTAGATTTATGAAATTTGAAGAAGCTCAAAAAGAAACCATAAAAGTAACAGAGGATGCAGATGTTGAAAATATGGAAAAATTATTCGGGAAAATAGAAAACGTAATGAAAGAAGATATGCTTTTTAAAGATGTAAAATTCAATCTTTCAAAACTGAGCGTAGTATTGGATGTTAATAGTACTTACATTTCCAAAGCTATTCGTTATAAAGGGTATCCTAATTTCAACAGCTATCTAAATATTTACAGAATCAATCATGTAAAACAACTTTTTAATGAAATTGATTTTCAAAAAACTACTTTAATGTATATTTATACGGAAGCTGGCTTTTCAAATCAATCGACATTTAACCGTGCTTTTAAGCAGATAGAAGGAATTACACCTTCAGAATATGTGCAATTAAATTATAAAAATTAA
- a CDS encoding amino acid ABC transporter substrate-binding protein yields the protein MIKRFFVLSGLCLFLGLTAQKTHTVIKGDTPYNISKKYGISVDELLKLNPKVKDGKLVIGDVVTVKSGTANAVAAKTPVVNASSKTGKIILQPKQTVYGITKQYKISETDLRKLNPELDSHMKIGDEITLPLDSIKKYGGNQAVATTVTKPVETVTETAPVNNNKTKMDSGNERSSAGNSHSNQDEYATYTVEQGDTVFSIVNKFGITIDELVSLNPELSKGLKAGMVIKIRKLDAAYIKKNGDALSVVLMLPFGYNTGETQYRAMATDFLTGAKLAIERNASAGQKLDIKIVDSGNEASFKSSLSQINPNNTDLIIGPFFKSNVIDLLDFTKTQKIPVVAPFANSPELYNYSNLIIVETNDQTYADKIAEEVKSVYSDQKIYIVADAKKDNANYLKSSLEKNVKNAQIIVVNAASEIQLDQNMMTGQSAPVIAILASDNDMVGEAFSNKVIALSKEVQGMKAFSMYAVPSFDKKVDELSQASLVYLMDRKINADGNFEKEILAAYKSKYCKTPGKYAVIGFDVVNDMLTRENKKGEIFKQINKVQTQLATKFEFVKSKSNGAYVNTGFRVIRLVP from the coding sequence ATGATTAAGAGGTTTTTTGTACTATCTGGTTTATGTTTGTTTCTTGGTTTAACTGCTCAGAAAACACACACGGTTATAAAAGGTGATACTCCCTACAATATTTCAAAGAAATACGGAATTTCTGTAGACGAGCTGTTGAAGTTGAATCCTAAAGTTAAAGACGGAAAACTGGTGATTGGAGATGTGGTTACCGTAAAATCGGGAACTGCAAATGCGGTTGCTGCAAAAACTCCTGTTGTAAACGCCTCTTCTAAAACCGGGAAAATCATTCTTCAGCCTAAACAAACGGTTTACGGAATTACAAAACAGTATAAAATTTCTGAAACCGATTTGAGAAAACTCAATCCAGAGTTAGATTCTCACATGAAAATCGGTGACGAAATCACTTTACCTCTTGATAGCATCAAAAAATATGGTGGAAATCAGGCTGTAGCAACTACAGTAACAAAACCTGTCGAAACTGTTACTGAAACTGCTCCTGTAAATAATAACAAAACTAAAATGGATTCCGGAAACGAAAGATCTTCAGCCGGAAATTCTCATTCTAATCAGGATGAATACGCTACTTATACAGTTGAACAAGGCGATACCGTTTTTTCAATTGTGAATAAGTTCGGAATTACAATTGATGAACTGGTTTCATTAAATCCTGAATTATCAAAAGGTTTAAAAGCCGGAATGGTTATCAAAATAAGAAAGCTTGATGCTGCGTATATCAAAAAGAATGGCGATGCTTTAAGTGTTGTTTTAATGCTTCCTTTCGGTTACAATACTGGTGAAACGCAATATCGAGCAATGGCGACAGATTTCCTTACGGGAGCTAAATTAGCGATTGAAAGAAATGCTTCAGCCGGACAAAAATTAGATATTAAAATTGTTGATTCTGGTAACGAAGCTTCATTTAAAAGCTCTTTGTCACAAATCAATCCAAATAATACCGATTTAATTATCGGACCTTTCTTCAAGTCGAATGTAATTGATCTTTTAGATTTTACTAAAACTCAGAAAATTCCTGTTGTTGCACCATTTGCAAACTCACCGGAATTATATAATTACAGCAACCTGATTATTGTTGAAACCAACGATCAGACGTATGCCGATAAAATTGCAGAAGAAGTAAAATCGGTGTATTCTGATCAGAAAATTTATATTGTTGCAGACGCTAAAAAAGACAATGCCAATTATCTGAAGTCAAGTCTTGAGAAAAATGTTAAAAATGCTCAGATTATTGTTGTAAATGCTGCTTCAGAAATCCAGTTGGATCAAAATATGATGACAGGACAATCTGCTCCGGTTATTGCAATTTTGGCAAGCGATAATGATATGGTAGGTGAAGCTTTTTCAAATAAAGTAATTGCTTTGTCTAAAGAAGTTCAGGGTATGAAAGCATTCAGTATGTATGCTGTTCCGAGTTTCGATAAAAAAGTGGATGAGTTGAGCCAGGCAAGTTTGGTGTATCTGATGGACAGAAAAATCAACGCTGATGGAAATTTTGAAAAAGAAATCTTAGCTGCTTACAAATCAAAATACTGCAAAACTCCTGGTAAATATGCGGTAATTGGTTTTGATGTGGTAAACGATATGTTGACAAGAGAAAACAAAAAAGGAGAAATCTTTAAACAAATCAATAAAGTACAGACTCAGTTGGCTACTAAATTTGAATTTGTAAAATCTAAATCAAACGGAGCTTATGTAAACACAGGCTTCAGAGTGATCAGATTGGTTCCTTAA
- a CDS encoding putative porin: MKYLFLIIFFLASFTKAQVIVNKTDSNMLEKKLKDTLVIDSGKKDSLKIFKPTINDYQYQTQFSEKKIFDTAMTFNKTYIFSQYNNRDNFGRVQFANIGSGFNPLSYEVNAEQNLSLLPTNKSYGILGINDIKYYDVKTPTATFIYHTAMKNGAALQSTYTQNIGKRFNFALDYMGLRSQGFYRNSLSANNNTLFSGHYTSKSGDYELFAHYLHQNVNNQENGGIVNDDLFQSGDSEFRNRDRALVNLASSSSQYSYRRYYLSHQFTPFNAEKFPFRIRHTIFNQGNKYYYNQGSLEPYWYTSEAEIVNGFPLATKKYSNNFSNTFSLVFDNERFKLDAGLRYQMLKFGVDQITLPILQIPSEMKENRLGAVGNLQIKLFDKFQVNSFLEISKGNQFGNYLKTTNNIKFEPIKDYFVNAKVNFQSSYPSFNYLANASVYNNFNYFLSDAKNQSVTEIGGNVNLKWFQTQLFANYFRVDNYTYFDAAAMPRQSANSVNISQIGGDATFSYGKFHLNTRLQFQNVLTNKELLPLPSFIGRANFFFQSKAFKNAAEIQAGLKVYYFSKFATREYFPILNEYILPSADSFSIGGQPIADLYVNMKVKRMFFFIEGQQIGTVVSPNKSYAFPHYPVYDFRLNIGILWYLFN, from the coding sequence ATGAAATACCTTTTTCTAATCATATTTTTCCTTGCTTCATTTACTAAAGCACAGGTTATTGTCAATAAAACAGACTCTAACATGCTTGAGAAAAAACTAAAAGACACCTTAGTAATAGATTCTGGAAAAAAAGATTCTCTTAAAATTTTTAAGCCGACGATTAATGATTATCAGTATCAGACTCAGTTTTCTGAAAAGAAAATCTTTGATACAGCGATGACTTTTAATAAGACGTATATTTTTTCTCAGTACAATAACAGAGATAATTTTGGAAGAGTGCAGTTTGCAAATATCGGATCGGGATTCAATCCTTTATCTTATGAAGTAAATGCCGAACAAAACCTTTCTCTTTTACCAACAAATAAATCGTATGGTATTTTAGGGATTAATGACATCAAATATTATGATGTAAAAACTCCTACGGCTACCTTTATTTATCATACTGCGATGAAAAACGGTGCGGCTTTGCAGTCAACTTATACCCAAAATATAGGGAAGAGATTCAATTTTGCTTTAGATTATATGGGACTTCGTTCTCAAGGATTTTACAGAAACTCTTTGTCAGCAAACAACAATACCTTGTTTTCTGGACATTATACATCCAAAAGTGGAGATTATGAATTATTCGCTCATTACCTTCATCAGAATGTAAACAATCAGGAGAATGGTGGAATTGTAAATGATGATCTTTTCCAATCAGGAGATAGCGAGTTTAGAAATCGTGATAGAGCTTTGGTGAATTTAGCATCATCCAGCTCGCAATATTCTTACCGTAGATATTATTTGAGTCATCAGTTTACTCCATTTAATGCTGAAAAATTCCCTTTTAGAATTCGACACACCATCTTTAATCAAGGGAATAAATATTATTATAACCAAGGTAGTTTAGAGCCATATTGGTACACTTCTGAAGCCGAAATTGTGAATGGTTTTCCTCTTGCAACTAAAAAATATTCAAATAATTTCAGTAATACATTCAGTTTGGTTTTCGATAACGAGCGTTTTAAATTAGATGCAGGATTAAGATATCAAATGCTGAAATTCGGGGTCGATCAAATTACATTGCCTATTCTTCAAATTCCTTCCGAGATGAAAGAAAACAGATTGGGAGCTGTCGGAAATCTACAGATTAAACTTTTCGATAAATTCCAGGTCAATTCATTCTTGGAAATTTCAAAAGGAAATCAGTTTGGGAATTATTTAAAGACGACAAACAATATCAAGTTTGAGCCGATTAAAGATTACTTTGTGAATGCAAAAGTAAATTTCCAAAGCTCATATCCGTCGTTTAATTATCTTGCGAATGCTTCGGTATACAATAATTTTAATTATTTCCTTAGTGATGCAAAAAATCAGTCGGTAACAGAAATTGGTGGAAATGTTAATTTAAAATGGTTCCAAACTCAACTTTTTGCCAACTATTTTAGAGTAGATAATTATACTTATTTTGATGCAGCTGCAATGCCGAGACAGAGTGCAAATTCTGTAAATATTTCTCAAATTGGAGGTGATGCTACTTTCAGCTACGGTAAATTTCATTTAAATACAAGATTGCAGTTTCAAAATGTTTTAACCAATAAAGAATTATTGCCATTGCCTTCTTTTATTGGTAGAGCCAACTTTTTCTTTCAGTCTAAAGCATTCAAAAATGCTGCGGAAATTCAGGCTGGTTTAAAAGTATATTATTTCTCAAAATTTGCTACACGAGAATATTTCCCGATTCTTAACGAATATATTTTGCCAAGCGCAGATTCTTTCTCAATCGGAGGACAGCCAATTGCTGATCTATATGTTAATATGAAAGTGAAAAGAATGTTTTTCTTTATTGAAGGTCAGCAAATAGGAACGGTCGTTTCACCAAACAAATCGTATGCATTCCCACATTATCCGGTCTATGATTTTAGACTGAATATTGGGATTTTATGGTATCTGTTCAACTAA
- the bshC gene encoding bacillithiol biosynthesis cysteine-adding enzyme BshC translates to MKTINKIAFSEIESIPKLVKDFLNHDIQGFEAQTFSLENFAQQIHLKQNSFIVEKREILSETIKSQLSDFKLSSKQTENLENLKHKNTFTITTGHQLNLFSGPVFFVYKILQTIKTCTYLKQNFPDFNFVPVYWMASEDHDFAEINHFKTENNYYEINEKSGGAVGRIHVNDTFFISEFEKEFKDSIFGTELILMLKEAYKNGNTLTKAIQTLVNRLFSDFGLLILDGDSKALKNQIKDVFKDELENFSLHKNSKDKVDFLIDKYGKVQVNPREINLFYLSETRDRIDFDGENYIVVDKNIQFTKEEILNELENYPEKFSPNALMRPVYQETVLPNLAYIGGNAEIMYWLELKDYFTQLNLPFPILIPRNSMLFLKEKTIGKIEKLNLKLDDFFQNFTKITNDKILDNNEILHLLNQKENLLTKQFSELKNAAENTDQSFGNLVKAEETRQMKSFERMKKRLLRAEKIKQNELLERLENLFLDVHPSKTWQERIYNFSVFFADFGYSWIEFCMEEMVVEDSKLIIVAI, encoded by the coding sequence TTGAAAACAATAAACAAAATAGCATTCAGCGAAATCGAAAGTATTCCAAAATTGGTAAAAGATTTCCTGAATCATGATATACAAGGATTTGAAGCACAAACTTTTTCGCTTGAAAACTTTGCTCAGCAAATTCATTTAAAACAAAACTCTTTTATAGTAGAAAAAAGAGAAATTCTATCTGAAACAATAAAATCACAACTTTCAGATTTTAAGTTGTCTTCTAAACAGACAGAGAACTTAGAAAATCTTAAGCATAAAAATACATTCACCATTACAACCGGGCATCAGCTTAATCTGTTTTCCGGACCTGTTTTTTTTGTATACAAAATTCTTCAGACGATAAAAACCTGCACTTATTTAAAGCAGAATTTCCCTGATTTTAATTTTGTTCCGGTGTATTGGATGGCTTCTGAAGATCATGATTTTGCAGAAATTAATCATTTTAAAACCGAGAATAATTATTACGAAATCAACGAAAAGTCTGGCGGTGCAGTTGGAAGAATTCATGTAAACGATACTTTTTTTATTTCTGAATTTGAAAAAGAATTTAAGGATTCTATTTTCGGAACTGAGCTTATTTTAATGCTTAAAGAAGCTTACAAAAACGGAAATACTTTAACGAAAGCAATTCAGACTTTGGTTAACAGGTTGTTTTCAGATTTTGGTTTGTTGATTCTTGATGGTGATTCCAAAGCATTGAAAAATCAAATTAAAGATGTTTTTAAAGATGAACTTGAGAATTTCAGCTTACATAAAAACTCAAAAGATAAAGTAGATTTTCTGATCGATAAATATGGTAAAGTTCAGGTAAATCCGCGTGAAATTAATTTATTTTATCTTTCTGAAACGCGCGACAGAATAGACTTTGATGGCGAAAATTATATCGTTGTAGATAAAAATATTCAGTTTACAAAAGAAGAAATTTTAAACGAGCTTGAAAATTATCCCGAAAAGTTTAGTCCAAATGCATTGATGCGACCTGTTTATCAGGAAACTGTTTTGCCTAATCTTGCCTATATCGGTGGAAATGCGGAAATCATGTATTGGCTTGAGCTGAAAGATTATTTTACTCAACTTAATTTACCGTTTCCAATTTTGATTCCGAGAAACTCGATGTTGTTTTTAAAAGAAAAAACAATCGGTAAAATCGAAAAATTAAATTTAAAACTGGATGACTTCTTTCAGAATTTCACAAAAATCACAAATGATAAGATTTTAGATAATAATGAGATTCTTCATTTGCTTAATCAAAAAGAAAATCTTCTTACAAAGCAGTTTTCAGAATTGAAAAATGCAGCCGAAAATACAGATCAGTCTTTTGGAAATCTTGTAAAAGCAGAAGAAACAAGACAAATGAAATCTTTCGAAAGAATGAAAAAAAGACTTCTTCGTGCTGAAAAAATAAAACAAAACGAATTGTTGGAACGTTTAGAGAATCTTTTTTTAGATGTTCATCCTTCAAAAACGTGGCAGGAAAGAATATATAATTTTTCTGTATTCTTTGCAGATTTCGGATATTCTTGGATAGAATTTTGCATGGAAGAAATGGTGGTAGAAGATTCAAAATTAATAATTGTTGCCATTTAA
- a CDS encoding type II 3-dehydroquinate dehydratase, producing the protein MKVLIINGPNLNLLGTREPEIYGSVSMEEYLEKLKSEFPAHELNYYQSNIEGELINRLQVDDFDAIVINPGAFTHYSYAIADCLKNIQKPKVEIHISNIYKREEFRQKSVTAANTNAVLSGFGMEGYRLAILSLK; encoded by the coding sequence ATGAAAGTTTTAATTATAAATGGTCCTAATCTCAATCTGTTAGGCACGAGAGAACCCGAAATTTACGGGAGTGTTTCCATGGAAGAGTATTTAGAAAAATTAAAGTCTGAATTTCCTGCACATGAATTGAATTATTATCAATCGAATATTGAAGGAGAACTGATCAACAGGCTTCAGGTAGATGACTTTGATGCTATTGTTATTAATCCCGGAGCTTTTACGCATTATTCTTATGCAATTGCAGATTGTTTAAAGAATATTCAGAAACCGAAAGTAGAAATTCACATCAGCAATATTTACAAAAGAGAAGAATTCCGTCAGAAATCTGTGACGGCTGCAAATACGAATGCAGTTTTGTCAGGTTTTGGAATGGAGGGATATCGATTGGCAATATTGAGTTTGAAGTAA
- a CDS encoding GYDIA family GHMP kinase codes for MGEIYSPGKLMLTSEYFAVDGALVLAVPTKLGQEFFFEEKQDGKSIVFWEAYHQNKLWLKAVIDYKTWQILETNINQSADFILKTLKNVQSLSETKFKSTDTYHLKTNLQFPSDYGLGSSSTLMNNLAEWSEIDPFHLNSISLGGSGYDIAVANAKSAVLFQNKPEIHFEKINFNPKFKNELIFIHLNQKQDSREAIHLYRSKIKSQIVVDEFSNLTRNILLCDELENFSELMMIHEQKISDFIEIPTVKSRFFSDCPSFVKSLGAWGGDFVMSSKFVGFKDYFWGKGFTTVFEWDDLIGC; via the coding sequence ATGGGCGAAATTTATTCACCGGGAAAGCTTATGCTTACTTCAGAATATTTCGCTGTAGACGGAGCTCTTGTCTTAGCGGTACCCACAAAGCTAGGACAGGAGTTTTTTTTTGAAGAGAAGCAAGACGGAAAATCAATTGTTTTCTGGGAAGCTTATCATCAAAACAAATTATGGTTAAAAGCTGTCATCGATTATAAAACATGGCAGATTTTAGAAACCAATATCAATCAAAGCGCAGATTTTATTCTTAAAACTCTTAAAAATGTTCAGAGCCTTTCTGAAACTAAATTTAAAAGCACCGATACCTATCATTTAAAAACAAATCTTCAGTTTCCTTCAGATTATGGTTTGGGAAGCAGTTCTACGTTAATGAACAATCTTGCCGAATGGTCTGAGATTGATCCTTTCCATTTAAATTCTATAAGTTTGGGTGGAAGCGGATACGACATTGCAGTTGCTAATGCAAAATCTGCGGTGTTGTTTCAGAACAAGCCTGAAATACATTTTGAAAAGATAAATTTCAATCCGAAATTTAAAAATGAGCTGATTTTTATTCACCTCAATCAAAAGCAAGATAGCCGCGAAGCAATTCACCTTTACAGATCAAAAATAAAGTCTCAAATTGTGGTAGATGAATTTTCAAATCTCACAAGAAATATTTTGTTATGTGATGAATTGGAAAATTTTTCAGAACTAATGATGATACATGAGCAAAAAATTTCAGATTTTATTGAAATTCCGACAGTTAAGTCAAGGTTTTTCTCAGATTGCCCGAGTTTTGTCAAAAGTTTGGGAGCTTGGGGTGGTGATTTTGTAATGAGCTCAAAATTTGTAGGCTTTAAGGACTATTTTTGGGGAAAAGGTTTTACTACTGTTTTTGAGTGGGATGATTTAATCGGTTGTTAA
- the fabD gene encoding ACP S-malonyltransferase, translating into MKALVFPGQGSQFVGMGKELYDSRKDIKDLMESANEILGFDILSLMFSGTDEDLKKTEVTQPSIFIHSVAALKAVNGLGAEMVAGHSLGEFSALVANGVLSFDDGLKLVSERAKAMQAACDANPSSMAAILGLDDAKVEEICASISGVVVPANYNCPGQLVISGETIAVEEACVKLKEAGAKRALLLPVNGAFHSPLMQPAQERLAAAIENTKFRKATIPVYQNITTTAVTDPDQIKANLIAQLTGPVKWTQSVQNMIKDGATNFVEVGPGKTLQGLIKKIDSAVASASAI; encoded by the coding sequence ATGAAAGCACTTGTATTTCCTGGTCAGGGATCACAGTTTGTAGGTATGGGAAAAGAATTATACGATTCCCGTAAAGACATTAAAGATCTGATGGAATCTGCTAACGAAATTTTAGGTTTTGATATTCTTTCCCTTATGTTTAGCGGGACAGATGAAGATCTTAAGAAAACGGAGGTTACTCAACCTTCAATATTCATACATTCAGTTGCTGCTTTAAAAGCGGTAAACGGTCTTGGTGCCGAAATGGTTGCAGGACACTCTTTAGGAGAATTTTCTGCATTGGTTGCCAATGGAGTTTTATCTTTTGATGACGGTTTGAAACTGGTTTCTGAAAGAGCTAAAGCAATGCAGGCTGCTTGTGATGCAAACCCAAGTTCTATGGCCGCAATTTTAGGTTTGGATGATGCTAAAGTTGAAGAAATTTGTGCATCAATCAGTGGAGTAGTGGTTCCTGCAAATTACAATTGTCCTGGGCAATTGGTAATTTCTGGTGAAACGATCGCTGTAGAAGAAGCTTGTGTTAAATTAAAAGAAGCTGGAGCAAAAAGAGCATTATTATTACCGGTAAACGGAGCTTTTCATTCACCATTAATGCAACCTGCACAAGAAAGATTGGCAGCTGCAATTGAGAATACGAAATTCAGAAAGGCGACTATTCCAGTTTATCAGAATATTACAACAACTGCAGTTACAGATCCGGATCAGATTAAAGCTAATCTTATCGCTCAGTTAACGGGGCCTGTAAAATGGACACAGTCTGTTCAGAATATGATTAAAGACGGTGCTACAAATTTTGTAGAAGTGGGTCCTGGAAAAACACTTCAGGGATTAATCAAAAAAATTGATAGCGCAGTAGCATCTGCTTCTGCCATCTAA
- the pckA gene encoding phosphoenolpyruvate carboxykinase (ATP), translating to MKNAKIVQDLQKLGIKGDYELIYNPSYEELYQAEVSPENQGFEKAELTESGAVSVKTGIFTGRSPKDRYIVQDDVTKDTIFWDGKVNLPTTPEIFESCKDLVLTQLSDAKKIYVVDTFCGTNTDTRLKVRFIVEVAWQAHFVTNMFIRPSHFELENFGEPDFTVINGSKTTNPNWEAQELNSENFVMFNLTEKLQIIGGTWYGGEMKKGMFAMMNYYLPLKGMASMHCSANVGEEGDVALFFGLSGTGKTTLSADPKRYLIGDDEHGWDNNGVFNYEGGCYAKVIDLSAEKEPDIFRAIKRDALLENVVVHDGVADYTDGSITENTRVSYPIYHINKIVLPSKAGHASKIVYLSADAFGVLPPVSILDENQAQYHFLCGYTSKLAGTERGITEPEPSFSPAFGEAFLTLHPTMYSKTLIGKMKEHGAKAYLVNTGWNGTGKRISLKDTRAIIDSIIDGSIEKAEKTTIPVMNLEIPTSLPNVSEGILDPRDTYNDVAEWEEKAKDLAAKYIKNFEQYCNTDEGKKLIASGPQLQEQTI from the coding sequence ATGAAAAACGCTAAAATCGTCCAAGATTTACAAAAATTAGGAATTAAAGGAGATTACGAATTAATTTATAATCCTTCATACGAAGAGTTATATCAAGCGGAAGTTTCACCTGAAAATCAAGGTTTTGAGAAAGCTGAGCTTACAGAATCTGGTGCAGTATCTGTAAAAACCGGAATTTTCACAGGCCGTTCGCCTAAAGACAGGTATATTGTTCAGGATGATGTTACAAAAGATACTATTTTCTGGGATGGTAAAGTAAATTTACCTACAACACCTGAAATTTTCGAATCATGTAAAGATTTGGTATTGACTCAACTTTCTGATGCGAAAAAGATTTATGTAGTTGATACTTTTTGTGGAACGAATACCGACACAAGACTTAAAGTAAGATTTATCGTTGAAGTTGCTTGGCAGGCACATTTCGTTACAAATATGTTTATCCGTCCTTCTCACTTCGAGTTAGAAAACTTCGGAGAACCGGATTTTACAGTAATCAACGGATCAAAAACGACAAACCCTAACTGGGAAGCACAAGAATTAAATTCTGAAAACTTTGTAATGTTTAACCTTACTGAAAAACTTCAGATTATTGGAGGAACTTGGTATGGTGGTGAAATGAAAAAAGGAATGTTTGCAATGATGAATTATTACCTTCCGTTAAAAGGAATGGCATCAATGCACTGTTCTGCAAACGTAGGAGAAGAAGGAGATGTAGCGTTATTCTTCGGACTTTCGGGAACAGGAAAAACTACTTTATCTGCAGATCCTAAAAGATATTTAATTGGTGATGACGAGCACGGTTGGGATAACAACGGAGTGTTCAATTACGAAGGCGGTTGTTATGCTAAAGTAATCGATTTGTCAGCAGAAAAAGAACCGGATATTTTCAGAGCGATAAAAAGAGATGCACTTCTTGAAAACGTTGTAGTACATGACGGTGTTGCTGATTACACAGACGGATCTATCACTGAAAACACGAGAGTTTCTTACCCTATTTATCATATCAACAAGATCGTTTTACCTTCTAAAGCAGGTCACGCAAGTAAGATCGTTTATCTTTCTGCTGATGCTTTTGGAGTATTGCCTCCGGTTTCTATTTTAGATGAAAACCAAGCTCAATATCACTTCCTTTGTGGGTATACTTCAAAATTGGCTGGAACTGAAAGAGGAATTACTGAGCCGGAACCATCTTTCTCACCTGCATTTGGAGAAGCGTTCTTAACATTACACCCAACAATGTATTCTAAAACATTGATCGGAAAAATGAAAGAGCACGGTGCAAAAGCTTATTTGGTAAACACTGGATGGAACGGTACGGGAAAAAGAATTTCATTAAAAGATACAAGAGCAATCATTGATTCTATCATTGATGGATCAATCGAAAAAGCTGAAAAAACAACTATCCCTGTAATGAATTTAGAAATTCCGACTTCATTGCCAAATGTTTCTGAAGGGATTTTAGATCCTAGAGATACATACAACGATGTTGCAGAATGGGAAGAAAAAGCAAAAGATCTTGCTGCAAAATATATCAAAAACTTCGAGCAGTATTGCAATACTGACGAAGGCAAAAAGCTGATTGCTTCTGGTCCTCAATTGCAGGAACAGACCATTTAG